A region of the Polaribacter sp. L3A8 genome:
ATTTTCCTTTATAAAAACACCGTGTTCTCCACTTATAAAGGTGTTTCCGCAGATTAATAGTTTTAAAGGTTTCTTGTCTGGAAATACATGTAGTTTTCTGCCAATATCTTTTAAAAGCTTAAAATCGTTTTTAATTGAATTTAATTCGAAATCAATAATTTTTAAGCTAGCAAAAGCAATTGGTTGGTTTTTATCATCAACTAGAACAATATAAGAAAAGGTTATTTTTTGATGATTTTTTTCTAACGATTTTAAAAAATCTGGATGAAAATAACTGTTTTTTGTACAACCTAATGCTTTCCATATTTTGGAAGGAATTTTATCTATAGAAGAGAAAAATAATGCGGTATTTGTGTTTGTACAACAAATCAAATTAATTCATGTAATGTTTTAAGTTTTCTGGCCCTTCTAAAAGGGTTCTCTTTATTTGCAAAGTTCCGTTTTTTAAAGTTATAATATGCCATTTTATAAGGCAGATTTCATTGTTTTCAATTTCTATACCTGTAATAGATCTAGGGTGCACACAGCTTCCATCATTAAAAAAAGGAATTTCATTTTTATCAGGAAAACGAGGTCTGTGTGTATGACCAGTAATCATCATTTGATTATTGTTTTCTTGAATCCATTTTTCTAATTTCTGTTCTACTTTAATACGCTCTTTAAAGTTCTGAGCAGGACTTGTTGGGTCTGAAAAACCTAAAATTTGTAAAGGTTTCCAAAGTACTTTTACTAAGAAACTACTAAATCGCCAAAAAACATAATTAAACCAATCTGCTTGATGCCCATGTAATAGAAAAATCTTCTTCCCAGAATTTTCATCTTCTAAAACAATTGCTTCAGAGAACGTTGCACCTATTAGTAGCTCTTTCTTAGAATTTGTTACAGAGTCGTAATAATAATGTAGGTTTTTACGAATTGCAGTAGGGTTTTTATATTTCATGTCGTGATTTCCCCAAATGAAATGCAACCGGTTATTATCATGAAATTTTTTAAGCCATAAATAAATGTGTTTATTGGCTTTAAAGATCTTCGAAAAGTTTCTATTTTCCCATAATTCATCACCATCACCCAATTCTATATACGTAAAATCGTTGTTGTAATAATATTCTAAAGCATGTTTAAACATGTTTCGGTTGTGCGCAAAATCATCAGCAAAACCATTGTCTCCTCTATGAGAATCACTAAAAAGCACGTATTTAGAATCTGCATTAAAACAAATTCTTTTCGCATTTTTAAAAGCACGAGAAATTCTAAAGTTAGAAGACATCTTTATTTGTTTTTTGAAGATATAAAGATGCTAAAAAAAAGTGGTTCTATAAATTTCAGGGTAAAAATCATTAATTATAACGTTTCTTTAACATTCTTAAATGTTAACTCTTTAAGGTACTGTGCGTCATAAAACTATATTTGCAAAAACGCAATACTTTTTAAGTATCAATATAAAAGTACAATTAACCAATTATGAGAAAAACAATTCTAGCCATTCTAGGAATTTTAACGATTGTAGGAGCCATTTTTTTAGGTAAATACCTTATTGATAAAAATCAGAAACCAAAACCAAAATTCAGTAAACAAATAAAAACTGTTTTTGTAGAAAACGTTGCTAATAAAGACATTCCTATTATTTTAACAGCAAGTGGTACTTTAATAGCAAAGAATAAAATAGAAATATATTCTGAAGTTTCTGGTGTTTTAAA
Encoded here:
- a CDS encoding metallophosphoesterase family protein, which gives rise to MSSNFRISRAFKNAKRICFNADSKYVLFSDSHRGDNGFADDFAHNRNMFKHALEYYYNNDFTYIELGDGDELWENRNFSKIFKANKHIYLWLKKFHDNNRLHFIWGNHDMKYKNPTAIRKNLHYYYDSVTNSKKELLIGATFSEAIVLEDENSGKKIFLLHGHQADWFNYVFWRFSSFLVKVLWKPLQILGFSDPTSPAQNFKERIKVEQKLEKWIQENNNQMMITGHTHRPRFPDKNEIPFFNDGSCVHPRSITGIEIENNEICLIKWHIITLKNGTLQIKRTLLEGPENLKHYMN